The following proteins are co-located in the Streptomyces sp. NBC_01198 genome:
- a CDS encoding YqgE/AlgH family protein, whose product MTEVSSLTGRLLVATPKLADPNFDRAVVLVLEHDAKGSIGVVLNRPTPVGVGDVLQPWAALAVLPQVVFQGGPVSLDSALGLAVVPGESRGEPVEVLGWRRVHGAIGLVDLDAPPELLAAELGSLRIFAGYSGWGAGQLERELTGGAWYVVDSEPGDVSAPDPERLWRAVLRRQRNKLAMVATYPDDPSLN is encoded by the coding sequence ATGACCGAGGTGTCCTCGCTCACCGGACGGCTGCTCGTGGCCACGCCGAAACTGGCCGACCCCAATTTCGACCGGGCGGTCGTGCTCGTCCTCGAGCACGACGCGAAGGGGTCGATCGGGGTCGTCCTGAACCGCCCCACGCCGGTCGGCGTCGGTGACGTGCTGCAGCCCTGGGCCGCCCTCGCCGTGCTGCCGCAGGTGGTCTTCCAGGGCGGCCCGGTCTCGCTGGACTCCGCTCTGGGCCTTGCGGTGGTGCCCGGCGAGTCGCGCGGCGAGCCCGTCGAGGTGCTGGGCTGGCGCCGGGTGCACGGGGCGATCGGCCTGGTCGACCTGGACGCCCCGCCCGAACTGCTCGCCGCCGAGCTGGGCAGCCTGCGGATCTTCGCCGGATACTCCGGCTGGGGGGCCGGCCAGCTGGAGCGCGAGCTGACCGGCGGCGCCTGGTACGTGGTCGACTCCGAGCCGGGTGACGTGTCCGCCCCCGACCCGGAACGGCTGTGGCGGGCGGTGCTGCGCAGGCAGCGCAACAAGCTGGCGATGGTGGCCACGTATCCGGACGATCCGTCTCTCAACTAG
- a CDS encoding DUF3039 domain-containing protein codes for MSTLEPERGAGTGTLVEPTPQLSHGDGDHERYAHYVQKDKIMASALEGTPVVALCGKVWVPGRDPKKYPVCPMCKEIYEGMPLGGGDKDKSGKGSGGNA; via the coding sequence ATGAGCACTCTTGAGCCCGAGCGCGGGGCGGGCACCGGCACTCTGGTCGAGCCGACTCCGCAGCTCTCCCACGGTGACGGCGACCACGAGCGCTACGCGCACTATGTCCAGAAGGACAAGATCATGGCGAGCGCGCTGGAAGGCACGCCCGTCGTCGCGCTGTGCGGCAAGGTCTGGGTCCCCGGCCGCGATCCGAAGAAGTATCCGGTCTGCCCGATGTGCAAGGAGATCTACGAGGGCATGCCGCTCGGCGGCGGCGACAAGGACAAGTCGGGCAAGGGCAGCGGCGGCAACGCCTGA
- a CDS encoding beta-N-acetylhexosaminidase, with protein MDLIPQARLARTGDGRFVVGEGTGLEVGAGAEGAARWVRGVLGPALGLGFDGTAGSIRLDVDPGLGPEAYRLAVTPHTAQVTGGDAAGVFWGAQTLRQLMAPEAFRRAPVRQAPTWTLPVCEIEDRPRFHWRGFMLDVARHFMPKDGVLRHLDLMAAHKLNVLHLHLTDDQGWRPEITRYPRLTEVGGWRHRTKVGLRESPLWDERPHGGYYTQDDLREIVAYAAARCVTVVPEIDIPGHSQAAIAAYPELGNTDVVDTAALRVWPEWGVNPNVLAPTEATLRFYEGVLTELLDIFPGTFVHIGGDECPKEQWRASPAAQARIAELGVRDEDGLQSALIRHFDRWLADRGRRLIGWDEILEGGLAEGAAVSSWQGYAGGVAAARAGHDVVMCPQSQVYLDWRQADGPDEPVPVSHVRTLEDVYRFEPVPAELTAAEAAHVIGTQANVWTEVLDSPRAVDYAVYPRLAALAEVAWSPLPAPRERDWPGFEARMRTHYARLDALGVEYRPPGGPRPWQRRPGVLGRPLDGSPTIV; from the coding sequence ATGGATCTCATCCCGCAGGCGCGGCTCGCGCGGACAGGTGACGGCAGGTTCGTGGTCGGGGAAGGGACGGGGCTGGAGGTGGGGGCGGGGGCCGAGGGGGCCGCGCGGTGGGTGCGCGGGGTGCTCGGCCCGGCGCTCGGGCTGGGGTTCGACGGGACCGCGGGCAGCATCCGGCTGGACGTGGATCCGGGCCTCGGGCCCGAGGCGTACCGCCTGGCCGTGACACCGCACACCGCGCAGGTGACCGGCGGGGACGCCGCCGGCGTCTTCTGGGGCGCCCAGACGCTGCGCCAGCTCATGGCGCCCGAGGCCTTCCGCCGGGCCCCGGTCCGCCAGGCCCCGACCTGGACCCTGCCGGTCTGCGAGATCGAGGACCGGCCCCGCTTCCACTGGCGCGGCTTCATGCTGGACGTCGCACGCCATTTCATGCCCAAGGACGGCGTCCTGCGCCACCTCGACCTGATGGCGGCGCACAAGCTGAACGTGCTCCACCTGCATCTCACCGACGACCAGGGCTGGCGCCCCGAGATCACCCGCTACCCGCGGCTGACCGAGGTGGGCGGGTGGCGGCACCGGACGAAGGTGGGCCTGCGGGAGTCCCCGCTGTGGGACGAGCGCCCGCACGGCGGGTACTACACCCAGGACGACCTCCGGGAGATCGTGGCGTACGCGGCGGCCCGCTGCGTCACGGTGGTGCCGGAGATCGACATCCCCGGCCACTCGCAGGCGGCCATCGCCGCGTATCCGGAGCTGGGCAACACCGACGTCGTGGACACCGCCGCCCTGCGGGTCTGGCCGGAGTGGGGGGTGAACCCCAACGTGCTGGCGCCCACCGAGGCGACCCTGCGGTTCTACGAGGGCGTCCTGACCGAGCTGCTCGACATCTTCCCCGGCACCTTCGTGCACATCGGCGGCGACGAGTGCCCCAAGGAGCAGTGGCGGGCCTCGCCCGCCGCCCAGGCGCGGATCGCCGAGCTGGGGGTGCGGGACGAGGACGGGCTGCAGAGCGCGCTCATCCGGCACTTCGACCGCTGGCTGGCGGACCGCGGGCGGCGGCTGATCGGCTGGGACGAGATCCTGGAGGGCGGGCTCGCGGAGGGCGCCGCGGTGTCGTCCTGGCAGGGCTACGCGGGCGGCGTGGCGGCGGCCAGGGCGGGGCACGACGTGGTGATGTGCCCGCAGAGCCAGGTGTATCTGGACTGGCGGCAGGCGGACGGCCCGGACGAGCCGGTGCCGGTCTCCCACGTGCGGACCCTGGAGGACGTCTACCGCTTCGAGCCGGTGCCCGCCGAACTGACCGCGGCGGAGGCGGCACACGTCATCGGCACCCAGGCCAACGTGTGGACCGAAGTCCTGGACTCCCCGCGGGCGGTGGACTACGCGGTCTACCCGCGGCTGGCCGCCCTGGCCGAGGTCGCCTGGTCGCCGTTGCCCGCGCCGCGGGAGCGGGACTGGCCCGGTTTCGAGGCCAGGATGCGGACGCACTACGCCCGGCTGGACGCCCTCGGCGTCGAGTACCGCCCGCCCGGCGGCCCGCGGCCCTGGCAGCGCCGGCCCGGCGTCCTGGGGCGGCCGTTGGACGGTTCGCCCACGATCGTGTGA
- a CDS encoding FAD binding domain-containing protein produces the protein MSTYAQQTAENVTLPSSLDEAVAALAAMPSAVPVAGGTDLMASVNAGLLRPAALVGLGRIAEIRGWQYADGAALLGAGLTHARMGRPDFAALIPALAAAARSAGPPQIRNAGTLGGNIVSAAPTGDALPVLAALEASVILAGPEADREIPVSHLLTGMDPLRPGELLAFVRIPLLHAPQTFLKATGRTGPGRAVASVALVVDPARRQVRCAVGAVAQVPLRPLEAEQWVAGLIDWDGERTLASEACTAFGEYVAAACIPDQPGVELPPAAVQLRRTVAALSRRALGRALA, from the coding sequence GTGAGCACGTATGCACAGCAGACCGCGGAGAATGTCACGTTGCCGTCCTCGCTCGACGAGGCGGTGGCGGCGCTCGCCGCCATGCCCAGCGCCGTGCCTGTCGCGGGCGGCACCGACCTGATGGCGTCGGTGAACGCCGGGCTGCTGCGGCCGGCCGCGCTCGTCGGCCTGGGCCGCATCGCCGAGATCCGCGGCTGGCAGTACGCCGACGGGGCCGCGCTGCTCGGCGCGGGACTCACCCACGCGCGCATGGGGCGCCCCGACTTCGCCGCGCTCATCCCCGCGCTGGCCGCCGCCGCACGGTCGGCGGGGCCGCCGCAGATCCGCAACGCGGGCACCCTCGGCGGCAACATCGTCTCCGCGGCGCCCACCGGTGACGCCCTCCCGGTGCTGGCCGCGCTGGAGGCGAGCGTCATCCTGGCCGGCCCAGAGGCCGACCGGGAGATCCCGGTCAGCCACCTGCTGACCGGCATGGACCCGCTGCGGCCCGGCGAGTTGCTGGCCTTCGTCCGCATCCCGCTGCTGCACGCCCCGCAGACCTTCCTCAAGGCCACCGGCCGCACCGGTCCCGGCCGCGCGGTCGCCTCCGTCGCGCTCGTGGTGGACCCGGCGCGGCGCCAGGTGCGGTGCGCCGTCGGCGCGGTCGCCCAGGTGCCGCTGCGGCCGCTGGAGGCCGAGCAGTGGGTCGCCGGGCTGATCGACTGGGACGGCGAGCGCACCCTGGCATCCGAGGCGTGCACCGCCTTCGGGGAGTACGTCGCCGCCGCGTGCATCCCCGACCAGCCGGGGGTCGAACTGCCCCCGGCCGCCGTCCAGCTGCGCCGTACGGTGGCCGCACTGTCCCGCCGAGCGCTCGGGAGGGCCCTGGCATGA